A region from the Branchiostoma lanceolatum isolate klBraLanc5 chromosome 2, klBraLanc5.hap2, whole genome shotgun sequence genome encodes:
- the LOC136427743 gene encoding microcephalin-like — translation MAPSRSSNRRSMAPLPTELSPLSRLAIKAGQSSRRRSVLGLAQPGRSSSGTPGRQKSLAANGSAKTNRPESRRSLVSVGVASNSWDDPSSPSCQLSGSQGLNLRPGDVTSLSVQNMDLESPSLLSKSHKTALGNTTSHSVREMEFDSPNLPRPGTPTVRPGVSSHPSLERLMLPADTPSPRCQDQASLLLPTDTPSPANQALVLDSDDDDGDMLSATQRVDNRVLKDVIVYVEVRCNDTMENRSKAVARQLELLGAQVEPKLTREVTHVVFKDGKKSTLDRAIKKGVHLVSVLWVESCREKQIHVNEGLYPISRPDEGSTPVLTRIRRYRSMQPKSFEEELAGSAERVRKRRRHHELANRWKTVTGTTPSNTPGKKATVYVEDTQDPNSEEMILPNMPLAIPDTPPNMREMRNQLMARQETQASPHNSEKAMSQKRLFEADHSSICEKKSSDVSRPVAKDNQQVSTDTVSSRNSQLRMETSCEGGKKPRRQSRRLSSLPAKDGEQEGSTSLQQSGKSGSGKRRLLSTMNSGPSMDLIHPQEPTGSVATNRVKKTVGVLSGKRDQTPVSTSTVSRAGVESQGKGTDPDVQSNSSKRIDSDKENAAAKRKWRATTDSSDVGDEQVAKKGKQVETDNVVGDRGSKPVKAGAALPHWDWDSDSSDGLGELAARASARALASLRQGSKKKNNPSNRRGSNDESDSDDPNSKQTGWKKTPEKKTNKTKRNQKADRKARGKSLGAMPVEEDAEVVDLVSSQYSVVEPLRPSRRSLEEFAPPQRTSLSRRSCKKGKDSSRCSSKRVRSSSGSSNSSGGAKDVLHCSTKSARMDKNKQAQRQAKSTRNRTSSDLDSSTSSSSTGATRLSCNRRQKAGKKEKPGRALVMTSMHTKDQELLISVVKQLEGFHIERDVTERTTHVVSGSNRRTLNVLSAVARGCWLVSLEWVLKSCEVGRYVEEEPYELHEAFPAAQESRLERQAAEGPYKQDLFSDCGLIYISEQTSPPHSSLVRLVELCGGRISTSIRRARIVVGNPRRRTDALVVTELWVLDSITEHRTLPLDDYLVQPEKTRRASSPEF, via the exons ATGGCTCCCAGCAGGTCATCCAATCGAAGATCTATGGCGCCGTTACCAACTGAG CTGTCTCCACTAAGCAGACTGGCCATCAAAGCTGGCCAAAGCTCTCGCAGACGGAGTGTCCTAGGTCTGGCCCAGCCTGGCAGGAGTTCGTCAGGAACACCTGGCAGACAGAAAAGTCTTGCTGCAAATGGAAGTGCCAAAACAAATCGCCCAG aaagtcGGAGGAGCCTGGTCAGTGTGGGTGTGGCCAGTAACAGCTGGGATGACCCCAGTAGTCCA tcgTGTCAGCTCAGCGGGAGTCAAGGATTGAACCTCCGGCCTGGAGATGTCACAAGCCTATCAGTACAAAATATGGACCTGGAATCACCCAGCCTTCTCAGCAAGAGTCACAAGACGGCCCTGGGAAACACCACTTCTCACAGTGTCAGGGAAATGGAGTTTGACTCGCCCAATTTACCCAGG CCTGGCACACCCACAGTGAGACCAGGTGTCAGTAGCCATCCCAGTCTGGAGAGGCTGATGTTACCTGCCGACACCCCCAGCCCACGCTGTCAGGACCAGGCTAGTCTGCTCCTGCCCACAGACACACCGAGCCCTGCCAACCAGGCTCTGGTCCtggacagtgatgatgatgatggtgacatGCTTTCTGCCACACAACGAGTGGACAACAGGGTTCTGAAAG ATGTTATTGTGTATGTGGAGGTCCGCTGCAATGACACTATGGAAAATCGCTCCAAagctgttgctaggcaactggAGTTGCTGGGTGCTCAG GTGGAACCAAAACTTACCCGTGAGGTGACGCATGTGGTCTTTAAGGATGGTAAAAAGAGCACATTGGACAGGGCCATTAAAAAAGGTGTCCaccttgtttctgtgctctggGTGGAAAG TTGCAGAGAGAAGCAGATCCACGTGAATGAGGGTCTGTATCCCATCAGCCGCCCAGATGAGGGGAGCACACCTGTACTGACAAGAATAAGG AGGTACAGGTCCATGCAGCCTAAAAGCTTTGAAGAGGAGTTGGCAGGGAGTGCAGAGAGAGTGCGGAAGCGGCGCCGCCATCATGAGCTGGCAAACCGTTGGAAGACGGTGACTGGTACGACCCCTTCGAACACCCCCGGCAAAAAGGCAACAGTTTATGTGGAGGACACACAGGATCCCAACAGTGAG GAGATGATATTACCCAACATGCCTCTAGCCATCCCTGACACTCCTCCAAATATGCGTGAAATGAGGAATCAGCTGATGGCTCGTCAGGAAACCCAGGCATCTCCCCATAACTCAGAAAAGGCCATGTCTCAGAAACGGCTCTTTG AAGCCGACCACAGCAGTATCTGTGAGAAAAAGAGCAGTGATGTTTCAAGGCCAGTAGCCAAAGACAACCAACAGGTGTCTACTGATACTGTATCAAGCCGCAACAGTCAGCTAAGGATGGAAACCTCTTGTGAGGGGGGCAAGAAGCCGCGAAGACAAAGTAGAAGACTGTCAAGTTTACCAGCAAAGGATGGAGAGCAAGAAGGAAGCACCTCTTTACAACAGTCAGGAAAGAGTGGTTCAGGAAAGAGACGCCTTCTGTCGacaatgaacagtgggccaTCTATGGATCTGATCCATCCACAAGAGCCAACTGGCTCTGTTGCAACAAATAGGGTAAAGAAGACAGTAGGTGTGCTGTCTGGTAAGCGCGATCAGACCCCAGTATCCACAAGCACTGTCAGCAGGGCTGGTGTAGAGTCACAGGGTAAAGGCACGGATCCAGATGTGCAATCGAATAGTAGTAAAAGAATTgattcagacaaagaaaacGCTGCAGCAAAAAGGAAGTGGAGGGCAACGACTGACAGTTCTGATGTTGGAGATGAGCAAGTtgcaaagaaaggaaaacaggTGGAGACAGACAATGTTGTAGGAGACAGAGGGAGTAAACCTGTGAAGGCAGGAGCTGCACTGCCACATTGGGACTGGGATTCGGACAGTAGTGACGGGTTGGGAGAACTTGCAGCTAGAGCAAGTGCACGAGCTCTGGCAAGCCTGAGGCAGGGCAGCAAGAAGAAGAACAATCCGTCCAATAGAAGGGGAAGCAATGATGAAAGCGATAGTGACGACCCCAACTCAAAACAGACAGGATGGAAGAAGACCCctgagaagaaaacaaacaaaactaaacgAAATCAGAAAGCCGATAGAAAAGCTCGTGGGAAATCCCTCGGTGCCATGCCTGTTGAAGAGGATGCAGAAGTTGTTGACCTTGTGAGCAGTCAGTACTCTGTTGTTGAACCTTTAAGGCCCTCCAGAAGGAGTCTTGAAGAGTTTGCCCCTCCACAGAGAACAAGTCTCAGCAGAAGGAGTTGTAAGAAGGGGAAAGATTCAAGCAGATGTTCAAGCAAAAGGGTACGTAGCAGTTCTGGCTCAAGTAACAGCAGCGGAGGTGCTAAAGATGTGTTACACTGTAGCACCAAGTCAGCCAGGATGGACAAGAACAAACAAGCACAAAGACAAGCCAAG TCTACAAGGAACCGAACCTCTTCTGACCTGGACAGTTCCACCAGCAGTAGTAGCACAGGAGCCACCAGACTGTCATGTAACAGGAGGCAGAAggctggaaaaaaagagaagcCTGGGAGAGCCCTAGTGATGACCAGCATGCACACAAA GGACCAGGAACTGCTGATTTCCGTGGTCAAACAGTTGGAAGGTTTCCACATTGAGAGGGACGTTACGGAGAGAACTACGCATGTTGTGTCTGGCAGTAATCGGAGAACCCTCAACGTTCTGAGTGCCGTTGCTCGCGGCTGCTGGCTGGTGTCCCTAGAATGG GTCTTGAAGTCTTGTGAAGTGGGGCGCTATGTGGAAGAAGAACCGTACGAACTCCATGAGGCGTTTCCTGCAGCTCAG GAGTCTCGTCTTGAGAGGCAGGCAGCAGAGGGCCCCTACAAGCAGGACCTGTTCTCTGACTGCGGGCTCATCTACATCTCAGAACAGACCTCCCCTCCGCACTCCAGCCTCGTGCGATTGGTGGAACTGTGCGGTGGGAGAATCTCTACTTCCATCAGGAGGGCCAGGATTGTTGTAGGAAATCCACGGAGGAGGACTGATGCGTTGGTTGTTACTGAGCTCTGGGTTTTAG ACTCCATCACTGAGCACAGGACGCTGCCTCTGGATGACTACCTTGTACAGCCGGAGAAAACACGGCGAGCATCAAGCCCAGAGTTCTGA